A section of the Trichocoleus sp. genome encodes:
- a CDS encoding DinB family protein, translating into MMTNSPDRRQYILLAEYNQWMNQKLYAVCAEIPDEKRKEDLGAFFKSIHGTLNHLLFGDRVWLGRFTGQPFAANVGQELYADFAELRQERVQTDQQIYDWATQLSLDWLNQPFEYTSNIDRKTRILPNWVLVTHLFNHQTHHRGQLTTLLSQLGHDLGVTDIPWMPSFSPQ; encoded by the coding sequence ATGATGACGAATAGCCCCGATCGCCGCCAATATATTTTGCTGGCAGAATACAACCAGTGGATGAATCAGAAGCTCTATGCTGTTTGCGCGGAGATTCCCGATGAAAAACGCAAGGAAGACTTAGGAGCGTTCTTCAAATCAATTCACGGTACATTGAATCACCTGCTGTTTGGCGATCGGGTTTGGTTAGGTCGGTTCACCGGACAGCCTTTTGCTGCCAACGTTGGGCAAGAACTTTATGCTGATTTTGCTGAACTGCGCCAGGAGCGAGTACAGACTGATCAACAAATCTACGACTGGGCAACCCAACTGTCCTTAGATTGGCTGAACCAACCCTTTGAGTACACCAGCAATATCGATCGCAAAACGCGGATTTTGCCCAACTGGGTTTTGGTAACGCATTTGTTTAACCACCAAACCCATCACCGGGGACAACTCACAACGCTGCTGAGCCAACTGGGGCATGATCTGGGCGTTACAGATATCCCCTGGATGCCAAGCTTCAGCCCACAGTAG
- a CDS encoding ABC transporter permease produces MRCSQFSPQSTIQSIVLIRHFFPHHFMLNLFFAELKRSFTQLIRYSSEVIGGVVGTTIIFYGLFLSTKYIAGSAFQFGDRLDSIIIGYVLWTLMLFIMGDIAGGLQQEARTGTLEQLFLSPYSAPKVFLVRAAASLLLNLGINLAILGLIILLTGSNLAFPIVLIAPLFAVLLGAYGIAFAMGSLALLLKQVQQLLSIFQFGLLFLFTVPIETWTGALRVAGYLIPMAPGASLLRLIMAQGQTLDWVGLLIALLNGAAYFTVGMTLFGWAERETKRRGRLGGY; encoded by the coding sequence ATGCGATGCAGCCAATTCTCCCCGCAAAGCACCATTCAATCGATCGTCCTCATTCGTCATTTTTTCCCGCATCACTTCATGCTCAATCTCTTCTTTGCCGAACTCAAACGCAGCTTCACCCAACTCATTCGCTATTCCTCAGAGGTGATTGGTGGTGTGGTTGGCACAACAATTATTTTCTATGGGCTGTTTCTCAGTACAAAGTATATTGCTGGATCAGCATTTCAGTTTGGCGATCGACTAGACTCCATCATTATCGGCTATGTTCTCTGGACGCTGATGCTGTTCATCATGGGAGACATTGCCGGAGGACTTCAACAAGAAGCCCGGACGGGAACCCTGGAGCAATTGTTTCTCTCGCCCTACAGCGCCCCAAAAGTATTTCTCGTTCGCGCTGCCGCTAGCCTCCTCTTAAATTTAGGAATCAACCTGGCAATTCTCGGACTAATTATTTTGCTCACTGGCAGCAACCTTGCCTTTCCGATCGTCTTGATTGCGCCACTCTTCGCGGTACTGCTCGGAGCCTATGGAATTGCCTTTGCCATGGGTTCGCTCGCCCTCCTGCTCAAACAGGTTCAGCAGCTGCTCAGCATTTTCCAGTTTGGGCTACTGTTTCTTTTTACAGTGCCGATCGAAACCTGGACAGGAGCACTACGGGTTGCAGGCTATCTCATTCCCATGGCTCCAGGTGCATCTTTACTGCGATTAATCATGGCACAGGGTCAAACGCTCGATTGGGTCGGGCTGTTGATCGCCTTGTTGAACGGAGCTGCTTATTTTACAGTCGGCATGACTTTGTTCGGTTGGGCGGAGCGGGAAACGAAGCGTCGGGGCAGGTTAGGCGGTTATTAG
- a CDS encoding heavy metal-responsive transcriptional regulator produces MMTSVAEPQEKQLKIGEVALSSGLPVKTIRYYEEIGLLVPTVERSDSGYRLFSPGVLDRLAFIKRAQSLGLHLNEIQQILSVHDGGQLPCAQVRQYLEVKVAEVSRQIESLQTLQFELQGILSGWQMEPEAVQNDTICPNLQSN; encoded by the coding sequence ATGATGACTAGTGTTGCTGAGCCTCAAGAAAAGCAGTTGAAAATTGGTGAAGTTGCCTTGAGTAGTGGCTTGCCCGTGAAGACAATTCGCTACTACGAAGAGATTGGGCTGCTCGTACCGACGGTTGAGCGATCGGATTCTGGGTATCGGCTCTTTAGCCCGGGTGTGCTCGATCGGCTGGCTTTTATCAAGCGGGCGCAATCGTTGGGGCTGCACCTGAATGAGATTCAGCAGATTCTCAGCGTTCATGACGGGGGGCAGTTGCCCTGTGCTCAAGTGCGACAGTATTTAGAAGTGAAAGTCGCAGAGGTTAGCCGTCAAATTGAATCGCTACAAACGCTTCAGTTCGAATTACAAGGTATTTTGTCGGGTTGGCAGATGGAGCCTGAGGCAGTGCAAAACGATACAATTTGTCCGAATCTGCAATCAAATTAG
- a CDS encoding prepilin peptidase encodes MEELLFSIAATLVVFCLGAAVGSFLNVVIYRIPAGLSLVHPPSRCPQCLHRLKAYDNVPVFGWLWLRGRCRYCRTRIPARYPLVEVATGILFVLVFWAFDLTLPTIGYWAFFSWLLALSLIDLDTMTLPNSLTQSGLIVGLLFQAIVGYDNGGTSAMASQMMNGVLGAVIGIWIFDLITVVGSIAFGQTAMGGGDAKLAAMMGAWLGWQFMLLAGFLACAVGAFVGGGGIALGLISRRQPMPFGPFLAIGAVLVTFFGQAMIANYLKLFFPTL; translated from the coding sequence ATGGAAGAACTGCTGTTTTCGATCGCGGCGACGCTGGTTGTGTTTTGCCTCGGAGCCGCTGTCGGCAGTTTTCTAAATGTGGTGATCTATCGGATTCCGGCAGGGCTATCGCTGGTGCATCCTCCCTCTCGCTGTCCGCAATGTCTGCATCGCTTGAAAGCATACGATAATGTGCCTGTGTTTGGCTGGCTTTGGCTGCGGGGGCGATGTCGCTATTGCCGAACTAGAATTCCGGCACGTTATCCGCTTGTGGAAGTTGCAACGGGAATTCTGTTTGTGCTGGTGTTTTGGGCATTTGACCTGACCCTACCAACGATCGGCTATTGGGCTTTCTTTAGCTGGCTGCTGGCTCTGTCGCTGATTGATCTGGACACGATGACGTTACCCAATTCCCTAACTCAGTCTGGTTTGATTGTGGGGCTATTGTTTCAAGCGATCGTCGGTTATGACAATGGTGGTACGTCAGCGATGGCAAGCCAGATGATGAACGGTGTTTTAGGGGCAGTGATTGGAATCTGGATTTTTGATTTGATTACAGTGGTTGGGTCGATCGCTTTTGGGCAGACGGCAATGGGTGGCGGCGATGCCAAGCTTGCGGCAATGATGGGAGCTTGGTTGGGCTGGCAATTCATGTTACTGGCAGGGTTTCTCGCCTGTGCGGTTGGGGCATTTGTGGGGGGTGGCGGGATTGCGCTGGGGTTGATTAGTCGGCGACAACCCATGCCTTTTGGTCCGTTTCTGGCGATCGGGGCAGTTCTGGTCACTTTCTTTGGTCAGGCGATGATTGCGAACTACCTAAAGCTGTTTTTTCCAACGCTCTGA
- a CDS encoding glutathione peroxidase codes for MSTQTSPSIYDFSATSIEGQPVSLSTFKDKVLLIVNTASQCGFTPQYQGLQALYDKYQDQGFIVLGFPCNQFGQQEPGSTEEIQSFCEMRYGVNFPLFEKIDVNGANAHPLYQYLVKAAPGILGTEAIKWNFTKFLIDRQGKVVKRYGSTTKPEDLEKDVQALLPA; via the coding sequence ATGTCTACCCAAACGTCACCATCAATTTATGACTTCTCAGCAACCAGTATTGAGGGTCAACCTGTTTCACTCAGCACGTTTAAAGATAAGGTGCTGCTGATTGTAAATACGGCAAGTCAATGCGGGTTTACGCCTCAGTATCAGGGGCTTCAGGCACTTTACGACAAATATCAGGATCAAGGATTTATTGTACTCGGATTTCCCTGCAACCAGTTCGGGCAACAGGAACCCGGCAGTACCGAAGAAATTCAATCCTTCTGCGAAATGCGGTATGGGGTAAATTTTCCGCTGTTTGAAAAAATTGATGTGAACGGTGCAAATGCCCACCCGCTCTATCAATACTTGGTGAAAGCTGCTCCTGGAATTTTAGGCACAGAAGCCATTAAATGGAACTTCACCAAATTTCTGATCGATCGCCAGGGCAAGGTAGTCAAACGTTATGGCTCCACCACTAAACCAGAAGATCTGGAAAAAGACGTGCAGGCGCTCCTCCCAGCTTAA
- a CDS encoding cytochrome c biogenesis protein produces the protein MSANSSFFSSLSNLTSVPKQYFQKELLPLLADLRLAIVLLLAIAVFSVSGTVIEQGQTLSFYQENYPENPALFGFLTWKVILTLGFDHVYRTWWFLALLILFGSSLTACTFTRQFPALKAAQRWKFYEKPRQFEKLALSAELDDGSIESLTPLLQQKHYRIFQEGNKLYARKGIAGRIGPIVVHASMLLILLGSIWGAMTGFFAQEMVPSGETFQIRNIFDAGPWAAAQIPKDWSVKVNRFWIDYTPAGTIDQFYSDLSVLDKNNQEVDRQTIHVNKPLRHNGVTLYQADWSIAALRFHINNSPSLQLPMAQLETGGAGRLWGTWVPTKPDLSEGVSIVAKDLQGILLVYDMSGQLIATVREGMSTEVNGVNLAIEQVVGSTGLQIKADPGIPMVYTGFGLLMLGVVMSYVSHSQIWALQTETGIYVGGRTNRAQVIFEREMMEMLDRVSQTASTAPAQAISKN, from the coding sequence ATGTCCGCCAATTCCTCTTTTTTCTCCAGCCTTTCCAACCTCACCAGCGTTCCCAAACAATATTTCCAGAAAGAGCTATTGCCTCTCCTGGCGGATCTCCGATTGGCGATCGTTTTGCTGCTTGCTATTGCGGTCTTTAGCGTTTCTGGAACCGTCATTGAACAGGGTCAAACCTTGTCTTTCTATCAAGAAAACTATCCAGAAAATCCAGCCTTGTTTGGGTTCCTCACCTGGAAAGTCATTTTGACGCTGGGGTTTGATCACGTCTATCGCACCTGGTGGTTTCTGGCGTTGCTGATTTTGTTTGGCTCTAGCCTGACTGCCTGTACTTTCACTCGACAGTTTCCAGCCCTTAAAGCAGCACAGCGTTGGAAGTTTTACGAGAAACCCCGGCAGTTTGAAAAGCTGGCTCTGAGTGCAGAACTGGATGATGGGTCGATCGAATCACTCACTCCGTTATTGCAGCAGAAACACTATCGCATCTTTCAAGAGGGCAACAAGCTTTATGCGCGTAAAGGCATCGCGGGGCGGATTGGTCCGATCGTCGTTCATGCCAGTATGCTGCTAATTTTGCTTGGCTCCATCTGGGGGGCAATGACAGGCTTTTTTGCCCAAGAAATGGTTCCCAGTGGCGAAACTTTTCAGATCCGCAATATTTTTGATGCTGGACCCTGGGCAGCCGCACAAATTCCGAAAGATTGGTCGGTCAAAGTCAATCGCTTCTGGATTGATTACACCCCCGCAGGCACGATCGATCAGTTTTATTCCGATCTCTCGGTTTTGGACAAAAACAATCAGGAAGTCGATCGCCAAACTATTCACGTCAACAAACCGCTGCGCCATAACGGGGTAACGCTGTATCAGGCAGATTGGTCGATCGCAGCATTGCGCTTTCACATCAACAACAGCCCCTCCCTGCAATTGCCGATGGCACAGCTAGAAACAGGCGGAGCCGGACGCCTCTGGGGAACCTGGGTTCCAACCAAACCTGACTTGAGTGAAGGCGTATCGATCGTTGCTAAAGATCTTCAGGGAATTTTGCTGGTTTATGACATGAGCGGCCAACTCATCGCTACTGTACGTGAGGGTATGTCTACTGAAGTCAATGGCGTGAATCTGGCGATCGAACAGGTGGTCGGCAGCACCGGGCTGCAAATCAAAGCGGATCCGGGCATTCCAATGGTCTACACGGGCTTTGGCTTACTGATGCTCGGCGTCGTCATGAGCTATGTTTCTCACTCGCAAATCTGGGCACTACAAACCGAAACAGGCATTTATGTGGGTGGCAGAACCAACCGCGCACAAGTGATCTTTGAGCGAGAGATGATGGAAATGCTCGATCGAGTCAGTCAAACTGCTTCCACTGCTCCGGCTCAGGCGATATCCAAAAATTAG
- a CDS encoding cytochrome c biogenesis protein CcdA, which produces MLDSLQTSLYQLEHFADALVATQLTHLSIVSVGVIFLAGLLTSLTPCMLSMLPITIGYIGGYETRSRLQAAAQSTWFALGLATTLAALGILAGALGKVYGQIGVGLPIVVSVVAILMGLNLLEALPLRLPGWGGMDWISKDLPEGVRSYLIGLTFGLVASPCSTPVLATLLAWISATQDPIVGSGLLLSYTAGYVAPLILAGTFTASIKKLLEIRRWSGWITPVSGALLVGFGVFSLLFRLFPTGV; this is translated from the coding sequence CTCAACTAACACATTTGTCGATCGTCAGTGTGGGGGTGATTTTTCTGGCAGGCTTACTGACCAGCCTCACGCCCTGTATGCTCTCCATGTTGCCCATCACGATCGGCTACATTGGCGGCTATGAAACCCGGAGTCGGCTTCAAGCAGCGGCTCAGTCCACCTGGTTTGCGCTAGGGTTGGCAACCACATTAGCAGCGTTGGGCATTTTGGCAGGAGCCTTGGGGAAGGTCTACGGACAAATTGGTGTTGGCTTGCCGATCGTCGTCAGCGTTGTGGCAATTCTGATGGGCTTGAACTTATTGGAGGCTCTGCCATTGCGTTTGCCTGGTTGGGGCGGCATGGACTGGATCTCAAAAGACTTGCCGGAAGGCGTGCGATCGTACCTGATCGGGCTGACCTTTGGTTTAGTCGCTTCTCCTTGCAGTACACCCGTGTTGGCAACCCTGCTTGCCTGGATTTCTGCCACTCAAGACCCGATCGTTGGCAGTGGGCTTTTGCTCTCTTATACCGCAGGCTATGTTGCACCCCTGATTCTGGCAGGCACATTTACCGCTTCAATCAAGAAATTGCTAGAAATTCGGCGCTGGTCGGGCTGGATTACCCCCGTTAGTGGCGCTTTGCTCGTGGGATTTGGCGTTTTCTCGCTGCTGTTTCGCCTGTTTCCCACAGGTGTTTAA